The window CTCCATCAACCGCTTGGAAAAATATTCGGCGCCGCTCTGGATGTGCCAGTCCCAGACGCCGTCGCCGGTGCTCTCCAGCGCCAGTCGCCAGCGGTTCTCGGTGTCCTGCACCGCCATCTGCGCCTGCTTGCGCTCGGTGATGTCAGTGTGGCTGCCGATCAGCCGCAGCGGCTTGCCGGCCGCATCGCGTTCGACCACGGTGGCGCGCGAGGCGATCCAGATCCACGCACCGTTCCGGTGCCGCAGCCGCACGTCCTGCTGGAAGCCGGGCGTCGAACCGTCCAGGCAGGCACCCAACGCCGCCTGCAGCGCCGGCATGTCGTCGGGATGCACCAGATTGATGAACTCGCGGTAGCCACCCTCGAGATGCGCCGTGCCGTCATAACCCAGCAGCTCCTCCCATCGCTTCGAGTGGTGCTGCACGCCGGTGCGCAAATCCCAGTCCCACACACCGGCACCGGTCGCCTCGAGCGCGATGCGCCACGGGTTCTCGGGCTCGCCCTCGGCGGGTGTTGCGGTCCAGTCCAGGGGAGCGGCGAAGACTTTGGTGGCGGATTCGGGGCGAAGGCTCATCGACGGGCCGGGGAAAGGCTGGGCATTTGTTTCAATTTGTGCAGCAAGGAATATACCGAATGCCGTGCCGCTATGACGGCTGCCCAAAGTGGTAATACGGACAGGGTCGGCAACAGGGACGACCGTCGATTCAGGCATGAAAAAGCCGCGCAGCCCTTTCGGAACCTGCGCGGCCAGCTACCGAATCAGTAGCAACCTAAGCGAAGAACTTACTTCTTCTGCGGCGGCACGTCGGTGCAGCTGCCGTGCGCAATCTCAGCCGCCATACCAATGCTTTCACCCAGCGTCGGATGCGGATGAATCGTCTTGCCGATGTCCACCGCGTCGGCGCCCATCTCGATGGCCAGCGCGATCTCGCCGATCATGTCGCCGGCGTGCGTGCCGACCATGCCGCCGCCGAGGATCTTGCCGTGGCCGTGGGCCTCGGGGGAGTCGTCGAACAGCAGCTTGGTGACGCCTTCGTCGCGCCCGTTGGCGATGGCGCGGCCGGAAGCGTTCCACGGGAACAGGCCCTTCTTGACCTTGATGCCCTGCGCCTTGGCCTGGTCTTCGGTGAGGCCGACCCAGGCCACTTCGGGGTCGGTGTAGGCCACGCTCGGGATCACACGGGCGTTGAACGCGGCCGCGGCGAGTTCCTTGTTGCCCTGCAGTTCGCCGGCGATGACTTCGGCCGCCACGTGCGCCTCGTGCACCGCCTTGTGCGCCAGCATGGGCTGGCCGACGATGTCGCCGATGGCGAAGATGTGCGGCACGTTGGTGCGCATCTGGATGTCGACATTGATGAAGCCGCGGTCGGTGACGGCCACGCCGGCCTTCTCGGCGGCGATCTTCTTGCCGTTGGGCGTGCGGCCCACGGCCTGCAGCACCAGGTCGTAGACCTGCGGCGCGGGTGCGGTGCCGCCCTCTTCCGCCGAAGCAAACGTCACTTCGATGCCTTCGGGCAAGGCGCGTGCGGAGACGGTCTTGGTCTTGAGCATGATGTTGTCGAAGCGCGGCGCGTTCATCTTCTGCCAGATCTTGACCAGGTCGCGGTCGGCGCCCTGCATCAGGCCGTCGAGCATTTCCACCACGTCCAGGCGTGCACCCAGCGTGCTGTACACCGTACCCATTTCCAGCCCGATGATGCCGCCGCCGAGGATCAGCATGCGCTTGGGCACTTCCTTGAGCGCCAGGGCGCCGGTGCTGTCGACCACGCGCGGGTCCTTTGGCATGAACGGCAGGCTCACGGCCTGGCTACCGGCGGCGATGATGGCATTCTTGAAGGCGATGGTCTGGGTTTTCCCGGTCTGCTCCTGGCCTTCCTTGCCGGTGGTCTCGGCCACCTGCAGGTGGTTGGCGCCGACGAACGAGCCGACACCGCGCACGATGGTGACCTTGCGCATCTTGGCCATGGCGGCCAGGCCGCCGGTCAGCTTGCCGATGACCTTCTCCTTGTGCGTGCGCAGCTTGTTGATGTCCACCGTCGGCGCGCCGAAGTCCACGCCGAGCGCGGCCATGTGGCTGACCTCGTCCATCACCGAGGCCACGTGCAGCAGCGCCTTGGACGGGATGCAGCCCACGTTGAGGCAGACACCGCCCAGCGTGGCGTAACGCTCGACCAGCATGACCTTCAGGCCCAGGTCGGCCGCACGGAACGCCGCGGAATAACCGCCGGGGCCGCCGCCGATCACGACCACGTCGCACTCCAGGTCGGCGGTGCCGGCGAAGCTGGCCGCAGTGGGCGCTGGTACCGCTACGGTATTCATAGCAGCTGGCGCAGGTGCTGCCTGCGCTGGAGCCGGTTTTGATTCAGCAACTGGTGCGGACGCTGCGCCGGCGGCTTCCACCACGAGCACGACGGAGCCTTCGGCCACCTTGTCGCCGAGCTTGACCTTCAGCTCGGTGACCACGCCGCCTTGCGAGGCCGGGATTTCCATCGAGGCCTTGTCGCTCTCCACGGTGATCAGCGATTGCTCGGGCTTGATGGTGTCGCCCACCTTGACCAGCAATTCGATCACGGTGACTTCGGCGAAATCGCCAATATCGGGAACTTTGATTTCAACGGCTGCCATTTTTCATCTCCACATTGGGTTGTCGGCGAGCGCAGCCAGCGCGCTCACCGTCTCATTTCTTCAGTTTGAGCGTGAACACTTCCACCGGGCCGGCCGAGTTCTTGTCGAACTCGCAAGCCGTGTTCACGCTTTGCAGCGCGAGTTCGCGTGCGCTCTTGGCCGTGTTCCAGGACGCATGCAGCGCGCCCAGCGCGAAACTGCGGCCCGAACCGATGCCCCAGAACTCCTTGAACTCGAACACCTCGCGGTAGCTATACAGGCCATAGATGCCGCTGGCGTTGGCCACCACCACGGTGAACTGGCTCGATTCGTACGG of the Rhodoferax koreense genome contains:
- the lpdA gene encoding dihydrolipoyl dehydrogenase, translating into MAAVEIKVPDIGDFAEVTVIELLVKVGDTIKPEQSLITVESDKASMEIPASQGGVVTELKVKLGDKVAEGSVVLVVEAAGAASAPVAESKPAPAQAAPAPAAMNTVAVPAPTAASFAGTADLECDVVVIGGGPGGYSAAFRAADLGLKVMLVERYATLGGVCLNVGCIPSKALLHVASVMDEVSHMAALGVDFGAPTVDINKLRTHKEKVIGKLTGGLAAMAKMRKVTIVRGVGSFVGANHLQVAETTGKEGQEQTGKTQTIAFKNAIIAAGSQAVSLPFMPKDPRVVDSTGALALKEVPKRMLILGGGIIGLEMGTVYSTLGARLDVVEMLDGLMQGADRDLVKIWQKMNAPRFDNIMLKTKTVSARALPEGIEVTFASAEEGGTAPAPQVYDLVLQAVGRTPNGKKIAAEKAGVAVTDRGFINVDIQMRTNVPHIFAIGDIVGQPMLAHKAVHEAHVAAEVIAGELQGNKELAAAAFNARVIPSVAYTDPEVAWVGLTEDQAKAQGIKVKKGLFPWNASGRAIANGRDEGVTKLLFDDSPEAHGHGKILGGGMVGTHAGDMIGEIALAIEMGADAVDIGKTIHPHPTLGESIGMAAEIAHGSCTDVPPQKK